Proteins encoded within one genomic window of Ottowia sp. SB7-C50:
- a CDS encoding YdcH family protein, whose translation MTANLNSPQRQLIALRIEHADLDAIIDRLADQTPLDQLTLQRMKKRRLALRDHIARLEAALDPREPA comes from the coding sequence GTGACGGCCAATCTCAACTCTCCCCAGCGCCAGCTCATCGCGCTGCGCATCGAGCACGCCGACCTCGACGCCATCATCGACCGCCTGGCCGACCAGACGCCGCTGGACCAGCTGACCCTGCAGCGCATGAAGAAGCGCCGGCTGGCCCTGCGCGACCACATCGCCCGGCTGGAAGCCGCGCTCGACCCGCGCGAGCCCGCATGA
- a CDS encoding RluA family pseudouridine synthase produces the protein MNQARPIISATPSAQALALAAVDGDDETADTAAEAESRALQVPPGHHGDRLDRALAALVPEFSRSYLGQLVEAGAAQVNGRAVAKPAHRLRAGDRIDIELRPTPMSQAFVPQPMALDVVHEDEHLAVIDKPAGLVVHPAPGHWSGTLLNGLLARDERARQLPRAGIVHRLDRDTSGLMVVARSRPAMDALVAAIAARRVTREYLALAHRPWTGPAEREVDAPIGRDPRNRLRMAVVDLDRNAGKPAQTGVQLLQNAEHGCLLRCALRTGRTHQIRVHLAQLRHPLVADALYGGAPAAGLQRQALHARRLAFQHPITGEPLAFEAPLPADLAAALADWGLTMPA, from the coding sequence TTGAATCAAGCTCGACCCATTATATCGGCCACCCCTTCTGCGCAGGCGCTGGCCCTTGCCGCGGTCGACGGAGACGACGAAACCGCCGACACCGCCGCCGAAGCCGAATCGCGCGCCCTGCAGGTGCCCCCGGGCCACCATGGCGACCGGCTGGACCGCGCGCTGGCGGCGTTGGTGCCCGAGTTTTCGCGCAGCTACCTGGGCCAGCTGGTGGAAGCGGGCGCGGCGCAGGTCAACGGCCGCGCCGTGGCCAAGCCGGCGCACCGGCTGCGCGCGGGCGACCGCATCGACATTGAACTGCGCCCCACGCCCATGAGCCAGGCCTTCGTGCCGCAGCCCATGGCGCTGGACGTGGTGCATGAGGACGAGCACCTGGCCGTCATCGACAAGCCCGCCGGGCTGGTGGTGCACCCCGCGCCCGGCCACTGGAGCGGCACGCTGCTCAACGGCCTGCTGGCGCGCGACGAACGGGCGCGCCAGTTGCCGCGCGCCGGCATCGTGCACCGGCTGGACCGCGACACCAGCGGGCTGATGGTGGTAGCGCGCTCGCGCCCGGCCATGGACGCGCTGGTGGCGGCCATTGCGGCGCGGCGCGTCACGCGCGAATACCTGGCGCTGGCCCACCGGCCATGGACCGGGCCGGCCGAGCGCGAAGTGGACGCCCCGATCGGCCGCGACCCGCGCAACCGGCTGCGCATGGCCGTCGTCGATTTGGACAGAAATGCCGGCAAGCCCGCGCAGACCGGCGTTCAGTTGCTGCAAAATGCAGAGCACGGCTGCCTGCTGCGCTGCGCGCTGCGCACCGGCCGCACGCACCAGATCCGGGTGCATCTGGCGCAGCTGCGGCATCCGCTGGTGGCCGACGCGCTGTACGGCGGCGCGCCGGCGGCCGGGCTGCAGCGGCAGGCGCTGCACGCGCGGCGGCTGGCTTTCCAGCACCCGATCACCGGCGAGCCGCTGGCTTTCGAGGCGCCGCTGCCCGCCGACCTGGCGGCGGCGCTGGCGGACTGGGGCCTTACAATGCCCGCATGA
- a CDS encoding ATP-dependent DNA helicase has translation MSDPDHGALADAVRAQFADTGPLAQAAEGFHARAGQTQLALAVAQVIEQGGVLVAEAATGVGKTFAYLVPALLSGERVLLSTATKTLQDQLFGRDLPRLARALGVPVRMALLKGRASYLCLHRLDLAAHSGDLPAPHLYHALSKVERWSKTTKTGDLAEMPGLDERSPLIPLVTSTRENCLGADCPQFRACHVNLARREAMAADVVVINHHLFFADLAIRESGMAELLPTVRVAIFDEAHQLNETGIQFLGQQLATGQLLDFARDLLGAGLQQARGLCDWTALAGGVEMAARQLRLSAGSVRGATRLRWTDEAPDGVDPTEWRAGLSRLHQALLQAGDALDTVSELAPDFVRLHERALLLAGRAERFGAPCDVALVRWVDVGQALRLIESPLDIADAVRTRLLAAPAEGERQRAWVFVSATLGDDERLSWFTQPCGLQQAQVLRIGSPFDYARQAALYVPAHIARPADPAHSAHVARLAGDAAARLGGRTLVLTTTLRALRSIGESLAERFPPSSGVEVLVQGQLPKRVLMDRFRAGSAGGRPGCVLVASASFWEGIDMPGDALQLVVIDKLPFPPPGDPLVEARCRRIESEGRSAFADYSVPEAAVALKQGAGRLIRRETDTGLLVICDTRLTQMGYGRRLLAALPPMRRLTSQAEFDAALGALRAAPAPVDNDSAINRPAAPVR, from the coding sequence ATGAGCGACCCGGACCACGGCGCCCTGGCCGACGCCGTGCGCGCCCAGTTTGCCGACACCGGCCCGCTGGCCCAGGCGGCCGAGGGCTTTCATGCCCGCGCAGGCCAGACGCAGCTGGCGCTGGCCGTCGCCCAGGTCATCGAGCAGGGCGGCGTGCTGGTGGCCGAAGCCGCCACCGGCGTGGGCAAGACCTTTGCCTATCTGGTGCCGGCGCTGCTGTCGGGCGAGCGCGTGCTGCTGTCCACTGCCACCAAGACGCTGCAGGACCAGCTGTTCGGCCGCGACCTGCCGCGGCTGGCGCGCGCGCTGGGCGTGCCGGTGCGCATGGCGCTGCTCAAGGGGCGCGCCAGCTACCTGTGCCTGCACCGGCTTGATCTGGCGGCCCACAGCGGCGACCTGCCCGCGCCACACCTTTATCACGCGCTATCCAAAGTAGAGCGCTGGTCGAAGACGACAAAAACCGGCGACCTGGCCGAAATGCCGGGGCTGGACGAGCGGTCGCCCCTCATTCCGCTGGTCACCAGCACGCGCGAGAACTGCCTGGGCGCCGACTGCCCGCAGTTTCGCGCCTGCCACGTCAACCTGGCGCGGCGCGAAGCGATGGCGGCCGACGTCGTGGTCATCAACCACCACCTGTTCTTTGCCGACCTGGCCATCCGCGAATCCGGCATGGCCGAGTTGCTGCCCACCGTGCGCGTGGCCATCTTCGACGAGGCGCACCAGCTCAATGAGACCGGTATCCAGTTTCTGGGCCAGCAGCTAGCCACCGGGCAATTGCTGGACTTTGCCCGCGACCTGCTGGGCGCCGGCCTGCAACAGGCGCGCGGCCTGTGCGACTGGACGGCGCTGGCCGGCGGCGTCGAAATGGCGGCGCGGCAACTGCGCCTGTCCGCCGGCAGCGTGCGCGGCGCCACCCGCCTGCGCTGGACCGACGAGGCGCCCGACGGCGTAGACCCCACTGAATGGCGCGCCGGCCTGAGCCGCCTGCACCAGGCGCTGCTGCAGGCCGGCGACGCACTCGACACCGTGAGCGAACTGGCGCCCGACTTCGTGCGCCTGCACGAACGCGCGCTGCTGCTGGCCGGCCGCGCCGAGCGCTTCGGCGCGCCGTGCGACGTCGCGCTGGTGCGCTGGGTCGACGTCGGCCAGGCGCTGCGCCTGATCGAATCGCCGCTCGACATCGCCGACGCCGTGCGGACCCGCCTGCTGGCCGCGCCGGCCGAGGGCGAACGCCAGCGCGCCTGGGTGTTCGTGTCGGCCACGCTGGGCGACGACGAGCGGCTGTCGTGGTTCACCCAGCCGTGCGGGCTGCAGCAGGCCCAGGTGCTGCGCATCGGCAGCCCGTTCGACTACGCGCGCCAGGCCGCGCTGTACGTGCCCGCGCACATCGCGCGCCCGGCCGACCCCGCCCACAGCGCGCATGTCGCGCGGCTGGCCGGCGACGCGGCGGCCCGGCTGGGCGGCCGCACCCTGGTGCTGACCACCACGCTGCGCGCGCTGCGCAGCATCGGCGAATCGCTCGCCGAGCGCTTTCCGCCCAGTTCGGGCGTCGAAGTGCTGGTGCAGGGCCAGCTGCCCAAGCGCGTGCTGATGGACCGTTTTCGCGCCGGTAGCGCGGGCGGCCGGCCGGGTTGCGTGCTGGTGGCCTCGGCTTCGTTCTGGGAAGGCATCGACATGCCGGGCGACGCGCTGCAACTGGTCGTCATCGACAAGCTGCCCTTTCCGCCGCCCGGCGATCCGCTGGTCGAGGCGCGCTGCCGCCGCATCGAATCCGAGGGCCGCAGCGCCTTCGCCGACTATTCGGTCCCCGAAGCTGCCGTGGCCCTGAAGCAAGGCGCCGGCCGCCTGATCCGCCGCGAAACCGACACCGGCCTGCTGGTCATCTGCGACACCCGCCTGACCCAAATGGGCTACGGCCGCCGCCTGCTGGCCGCGCTGCCCCCGATGCGGCGTCTGACCAGCCAGGCCGAATTCGATGCCGCACTAGGCGCGTTGCGCGCTGCGCCAGCACCGGTCGACAATGATTCGGCAATAAATCGACCTGCAGCGCCCGTCCGGTAA
- a CDS encoding IPTL-CTERM sorting domain-containing protein yields MFSKFRWIAGWVVGACLALAGAQAQAATLSHAVSTPVSSHAGSRTEPTPPDWWTGGQRVFIPTPINQTLAVPQFNPALGTLTAVRIKTRAALQGTIILTLGSTGGNAMETLTGTSTGRLLFTLPSMPQTTSSPVLTFTADLAPNTGATSPDLVGDAPDYQLTTVPSSSFAAYQGSGTWNAIVSGGAALQVDDANQTGQSGGGQVTRAWGAVVVEYDYTPTPIDLTLAKTLTSNGPYVAGSTATFKLVASNLGPGTAQPAIVVKDTLPTGLQFVSATGTDWTCGAAGQVVTCTRSSTATALASSAEASPITVTATVAVGASGALTNVAYVAPAADETATESNQANGYDDGNPATGSNNDASAAITVTPSIDLTLAKTLTSTGPYAVGSTATFSLVASNRGPDTAQPAIVVQDTLPTGLQFVSATGTDWTCTNAGQVVTCTRSATAAALANGAVADAITLTTKVAAGASGTLTSTAYVAPAANETAIETNLAKGYDDGSPLTGSNNDASAGLTVAAVTPPAPVPTLNEWALMLLGLLAWGTAALRLRRGV; encoded by the coding sequence ATGTTCAGCAAGTTTAGATGGATCGCAGGTTGGGTCGTGGGCGCCTGCCTTGCGCTGGCTGGCGCGCAGGCGCAGGCAGCGACCCTGAGTCATGCGGTCTCAACGCCGGTGTCGAGCCACGCCGGCTCACGAACCGAGCCGACGCCGCCTGACTGGTGGACCGGAGGACAACGCGTCTTCATTCCAACCCCCATCAATCAAACCTTGGCCGTGCCGCAATTCAACCCTGCACTGGGCACATTGACAGCGGTGCGCATCAAGACGCGCGCAGCGTTACAAGGCACCATCATCTTGACGCTTGGCTCCACAGGCGGCAATGCAATGGAAACCCTCACCGGAACGTCGACCGGCAGGTTGCTATTCACGCTGCCGTCCATGCCCCAGACGACGTCATCGCCTGTCTTGACCTTTACCGCGGATTTGGCGCCCAACACCGGAGCCACGTCGCCCGATTTGGTGGGCGATGCACCAGACTACCAACTGACCACCGTGCCATCCAGCTCCTTCGCAGCCTACCAAGGGTCTGGAACCTGGAACGCCATTGTGTCCGGCGGCGCTGCACTTCAAGTGGATGACGCCAACCAGACAGGTCAATCAGGAGGCGGCCAGGTAACGCGTGCGTGGGGCGCCGTCGTTGTGGAGTATGACTACACGCCCACACCCATTGACCTGACCCTGGCCAAGACGCTCACTTCCAACGGCCCCTACGTGGCTGGCAGCACCGCCACTTTCAAACTGGTGGCCAGCAACCTGGGCCCCGGCACGGCGCAGCCTGCCATCGTCGTCAAGGACACGCTGCCCACCGGCCTGCAGTTCGTCAGCGCCACCGGCACCGACTGGACTTGCGGCGCCGCCGGCCAGGTCGTGACCTGCACCCGCAGCAGCACGGCGACCGCATTGGCCAGCAGCGCCGAGGCCAGCCCGATCACCGTCACTGCCACCGTGGCCGTGGGCGCCAGCGGCGCGCTGACCAACGTGGCGTACGTAGCCCCGGCCGCCGATGAAACCGCCACCGAATCGAACCAGGCCAACGGCTACGACGACGGCAATCCCGCCACCGGCTCCAACAACGACGCCTCAGCCGCGATCACCGTGACGCCGTCCATCGACCTGACGCTGGCCAAGACCCTGACATCCACCGGCCCCTACGCCGTGGGCAGCACCGCCACCTTTAGCCTGGTGGCCAGCAACCGGGGTCCGGATACGGCGCAGCCGGCCATCGTGGTGCAGGACACACTGCCCACCGGTCTGCAGTTTGTCAGTGCCACCGGCACCGACTGGACCTGCACCAACGCCGGCCAGGTGGTCACCTGCACGCGCAGCGCCACGGCAGCGGCCCTGGCCAACGGCGCAGTTGCCGATGCCATCACGCTCACCACCAAGGTGGCGGCGGGCGCCAGCGGCACCTTGACCAGCACGGCTTATGTGGCACCCGCGGCCAACGAAACGGCCATCGAAACCAATCTGGCCAAAGGCTACGACGACGGCAGCCCGCTGACAGGATCGAACAACGATGCGTCGGCGGGTTTGACGGTGGCCGCCGTGACGCCGCCCGCCCCGGTGCCAACGCTGAACGAATGGGCATTGATGCTGCTGGGCCTGCTGGCCTGGGGCACCGCCGCCCTACGGTTGCGGCGCGGGGTGTGA
- a CDS encoding IS5 family transposase, whose translation MKQAELGLNLTTKRTRKREFLAQMERVVPWAALVELIAPYAPEGRRGRPPFAVQTMLRIHFMQQWFGLSDPAMEEALHDVPLFREFAGLNWDTAVPDETTILRFRRLLEDHKLSAQILALVNELLGAKGLLLRAGTVVDATLIAAPSSTKNASGQRDPQMKQSKKGNQWYFGMKAHIGVDADSGLVHTVRGTAGSVNDVVEANTLLHGEEVQAWGDAGYLGADKRPDAKAGVRWNIAMRPGKRKLLDHGRLKDELTEQLERIKASIRAKVEHPFRVIKRQFGYVKVRYRGLAKNTAQLHTLFALSNLWMARKALMGLQA comes from the coding sequence ATGAAGCAAGCCGAGCTGGGTCTGAACCTGACCACCAAGCGCACGCGCAAGCGCGAGTTCCTGGCGCAGATGGAACGCGTGGTGCCGTGGGCGGCGTTGGTGGAACTGATCGCGCCCTACGCACCTGAAGGCAGACGGGGTCGCCCGCCCTTTGCCGTGCAGACGATGCTGCGCATTCACTTCATGCAGCAATGGTTCGGCTTGAGTGATCCAGCCATGGAAGAAGCGCTGCACGACGTGCCGCTGTTTCGCGAGTTCGCGGGCCTGAACTGGGATACGGCCGTACCCGACGAAACCACGATCCTTCGATTCCGCCGCCTGCTCGAAGACCACAAGCTCAGCGCCCAGATCCTGGCGCTGGTCAATGAACTGCTGGGCGCCAAGGGCCTGCTGCTGCGCGCCGGCACCGTGGTGGACGCCACGCTGATCGCCGCCCCGAGTTCGACCAAGAACGCCTCGGGCCAGCGCGACCCGCAGATGAAGCAAAGCAAGAAGGGCAACCAGTGGTATTTCGGCATGAAGGCCCACATCGGTGTGGACGCCGACTCAGGCCTTGTGCACACCGTGCGCGGCACGGCGGGCAGCGTCAATGATGTGGTTGAGGCCAACACCTTGCTGCACGGCGAGGAAGTGCAAGCCTGGGGTGATGCCGGCTACCTGGGCGCCGACAAGCGGCCCGATGCCAAGGCCGGCGTGCGCTGGAACATCGCCATGCGCCCGGGCAAGCGCAAATTGCTGGATCACGGCCGCCTGAAAGACGAGTTGACCGAGCAACTCGAACGCATCAAGGCCAGCATCCGGGCCAAGGTCGAACACCCGTTTCGGGTGATCAAACGCCAGTTCGGCTATGTGAAGGTGCGCTATCGGGGCCTGGCCAAGAACACGGCGCAACTGCACACGCTGTTTGCGCTGTCCAATCTGTGGATGGCGCGCAAAGCCTTGATGGGCCTGCAGGCATGA
- a CDS encoding pseudouridine synthase: protein MNTDEPIDPMPSAPEDRPARPARSRKKPTPAQADTAPDASEKIADESVQAAPEVAAATATEDPAVAQPAGLPEAAADATDTTDATADVTVTDAAEADAAEADAPVAIDDVLSGRFDVEADAPAGLAKRVLLPQADTPKLHKVLAQAGLGSRLEMEQLILEGRISVNNQPAHVGQRIQFGDTVKVNGRPIKVRIAPPPARVLAYHKPVGEVVTMDDPQNRPTVFRKLPRLQPGQGKWQSVGRLDLNTEGLLLFTNSGELANRLMHPRFGLEREYAVRVLGPLSDDEKQRLLDGVPLDDGMAQFSSIKEEGLGEGANQWYRVTISEGRNREVRRMIESVGHAVSRLIRIRYGAMMLPRGLRRGMWMDLGERDIRALGEASGTPERVIRGAPEPRPLPQDKPRRARSDRGKGSGPRPNVTGARPQDDAPRPFGSAPRRRGPGGGQGSGGSQQPDPLKTSQGYIGADSFQRQRQNAARGGPGGRRGGPGGAGPAGGPRSGGPRGSGGPRGGGSRGGRSR, encoded by the coding sequence ATGAACACCGACGAGCCGATCGACCCGATGCCCAGCGCACCCGAAGACCGTCCGGCTCGACCGGCGCGTTCAAGAAAAAAACCGACGCCAGCGCAGGCTGATACTGCGCCGGATGCTTCTGAAAAGATAGCGGATGAGTCCGTGCAGGCCGCGCCCGAGGTGGCCGCCGCCACCGCGACCGAAGATCCTGCCGTGGCGCAGCCGGCCGGGCTGCCTGAGGCTGCTGCCGACGCCACGGACACCACGGACGCTACGGCCGATGTGACGGTCACCGACGCTGCCGAAGCCGACGCTGCCGAAGCCGACGCCCCGGTCGCCATCGACGACGTGCTGTCCGGCCGCTTCGACGTCGAGGCCGATGCGCCGGCCGGGCTTGCCAAGCGCGTGCTGCTGCCGCAGGCCGACACGCCCAAGCTGCACAAGGTGCTGGCGCAGGCGGGCCTGGGCTCGCGCCTGGAGATGGAGCAGCTCATCCTCGAAGGCCGCATCAGCGTCAACAACCAGCCGGCGCACGTGGGCCAGCGCATCCAGTTCGGTGACACGGTCAAGGTGAATGGCCGGCCGATCAAGGTGCGCATCGCCCCGCCGCCGGCGCGCGTGCTGGCCTATCACAAGCCGGTGGGCGAAGTCGTGACCATGGACGACCCGCAGAACCGCCCCACCGTGTTCCGCAAGCTGCCGCGCCTGCAGCCGGGGCAGGGCAAGTGGCAGTCGGTCGGCCGGCTGGACCTGAACACCGAAGGGCTGCTGCTGTTCACCAACTCGGGCGAGCTGGCCAACCGCCTGATGCACCCGCGCTTCGGGCTGGAGCGCGAATACGCCGTGCGCGTGCTGGGGCCTTTAAGCGACGACGAAAAGCAGCGCCTGCTGGACGGCGTGCCGCTCGACGACGGCATGGCGCAGTTCAGCTCGATCAAGGAAGAAGGCCTGGGCGAGGGCGCCAACCAGTGGTACCGCGTGACGATCAGCGAAGGCCGCAACCGCGAGGTGCGCCGCATGATCGAATCGGTCGGCCACGCGGTCAGCCGGCTCATCCGCATCCGCTACGGCGCCATGATGCTGCCGCGCGGCCTGCGGCGCGGCATGTGGATGGACCTGGGCGAGCGCGACATCCGCGCGCTGGGCGAGGCCTCGGGCACGCCCGAGCGCGTGATCCGCGGCGCGCCCGAGCCGCGCCCGCTGCCGCAGGACAAGCCGCGCCGCGCGCGCAGCGATCGCGGCAAAGGCAGCGGCCCGCGCCCCAACGTGACCGGCGCCCGCCCGCAGGACGATGCGCCGCGGCCGTTCGGCAGCGCCCCGCGCCGCCGTGGCCCCGGTGGCGGGCAGGGCAGCGGCGGCAGCCAGCAACCCGATCCGCTCAAGACCTCGCAGGGCTACATCGGCGCCGACAGTTTCCAGCGCCAGCGGCAGAACGCCGCGCGCGGCGGCCCCGGCGGCCGGCGCGGGGGGCCGGGTGGGGCAGGACCGGCGGGCGGTCCGCGCTCGGGCGGACCCCGCGGCAGCGGCGGCCCGCGGGGCGGCGGCTCGCGCGG
- a CDS encoding outer membrane protein assembly factor BamD: MQRARLSAAGAAVLALAVLLSACSSKPVDKTAGWSPNRIHAEAKDELKSGAYDKAIPLYEKLEGRAAGTPLAQQAQLDKAYAQFRDGQRAEALATLDRFMRLHPASPALDYALYMKGVINFNDNLGLFSFLSRQDLSERDQKAAKEAFESFNELVTRYPDSRYAPDARARMRYTVNALAQYEVHVARYYYTRGAYVAAVSRAQQALADYRDAPALEEALYILTQSYDKLGMTELRDDARRVLDQNYPNSVYLARGLRGRDKPWWQLW, from the coding sequence ATGCAACGTGCCCGATTATCAGCCGCCGGCGCTGCCGTTCTGGCGCTTGCCGTGCTGCTGTCGGCGTGCTCGTCCAAGCCGGTGGACAAGACCGCCGGCTGGAGCCCCAACCGCATTCACGCCGAGGCCAAGGACGAACTGAAGTCCGGCGCCTACGACAAGGCGATCCCGCTGTACGAAAAGCTGGAAGGCCGCGCCGCCGGCACGCCGCTGGCGCAGCAGGCCCAGCTGGACAAGGCCTACGCCCAGTTCCGCGACGGCCAGCGCGCCGAGGCGCTGGCCACGCTCGACCGCTTCATGCGCCTGCACCCGGCCAGCCCCGCGCTCGATTACGCCCTGTACATGAAGGGCGTGATCAACTTCAACGACAACCTGGGCCTGTTCTCCTTCCTGTCGCGGCAGGACTTGTCCGAGCGCGACCAGAAGGCCGCCAAGGAAGCCTTCGAGTCGTTCAACGAACTGGTCACGCGCTATCCCGATTCGCGCTACGCACCCGACGCCCGCGCGCGCATGCGCTACACCGTCAATGCGCTGGCGCAGTACGAAGTGCATGTGGCGCGCTACTACTACACGCGCGGTGCCTATGTGGCCGCCGTCAGCCGTGCGCAGCAGGCGCTGGCCGACTACCGCGACGCCCCGGCGCTGGAAGAAGCGCTGTACATCCTCACCCAGTCCTACGACAAGCTCGGCATGACCGAACTGCGCGACGACGCCCGCCGCGTGCTGGACCAGAACTACCCCAACAGCGTCTACTTGGCGCGCGGCCTGCGCGGGCGCGACAAGCCTTGGTGGCAACTCTGGTGA
- a CDS encoding PP2C family protein-serine/threonine phosphatase, with product MKNGYRLSAATGLHKGDRAYQQDQVALWAHPRVAGCVMGVVADGMGGRTGGRKASDQVLMTARQLFDHYAPESNDAPQLLRQMGLQAHLVIKLTAIAAEQEPHSTMAAFLVQPGGQCHWVHTGDSRLYHFRGNTLMRRTKDQSFVQSLVDKGELTEEEAAGNPRSNVLVSCLGTEADPTLEVDGTPRLHVGDSLLACSDGLWHYFTTQELGMVLHSLPPRDASQFLVEKARSRAMGHGDNLSLAIVKIEPLADGKPAGATATAAAATTRH from the coding sequence ATGAAAAACGGCTATCGACTGAGTGCGGCCACCGGCCTGCACAAGGGGGATCGCGCCTATCAGCAGGATCAGGTCGCCCTGTGGGCACACCCGCGCGTGGCCGGCTGCGTGATGGGCGTGGTGGCCGACGGCATGGGCGGCCGCACCGGCGGGCGCAAGGCGTCCGACCAGGTGCTGATGACGGCGCGGCAGCTGTTCGACCACTATGCGCCCGAATCCAACGACGCGCCGCAGCTGCTGCGCCAGATGGGGCTGCAGGCGCACCTGGTGATCAAGCTCACGGCCATCGCCGCCGAGCAGGAGCCGCACAGCACCATGGCGGCCTTCCTGGTGCAGCCCGGCGGGCAGTGCCATTGGGTGCATACCGGCGATTCGCGGCTGTACCACTTCAGGGGCAATACGCTGATGCGTCGGACCAAGGACCAGTCGTTCGTGCAGTCGCTGGTCGACAAGGGCGAGCTGACCGAGGAAGAAGCCGCCGGCAACCCGCGCTCCAACGTGCTGGTGAGCTGCCTGGGCACCGAGGCCGACCCGACGCTGGAAGTGGACGGTACGCCGCGACTGCACGTGGGTGATTCGCTGCTGGCCTGCAGCGACGGCCTGTGGCACTACTTCACCACGCAGGAGCTGGGCATGGTGCTGCACTCGCTGCCGCCGCGCGATGCCAGCCAGTTTCTGGTGGAAAAGGCGCGTTCGCGCGCCATGGGGCACGGCGACAACCTGTCGCTGGCCATCGTCAAGATCGAGCCGCTGGCAGACGGCAAGCCGGCCGGGGCGACGGCGACCGCGGCCGCTGCCACCACGCGCCACTAG
- the zapE gene encoding cell division protein ZapE, protein MSAVREAYEAELAARGYQSDPAQLRAVAALQRCADDWTVYKSQRSNAFKKLIRKPPVPKGVYMYGGVGRGKSFLMDCFFNAVPIRRKTRLHFHEFMREVHRELAGLQGTVNPLDELGKRMAAKFKLICFDEFHVADITDAMILHRLLQALFDHGVGFVTTSNFKPDDLYPGGLHRDRILPAIDLLNARMEVVNVDNGTDYRRRALEQVELYHTPLGPQADAAMNEAFNSLAANARDDDVVLHIEAREITARRRAGGVVWFDFRKLCGGPRSQNDYLEIASQFHTVLLSDVPHMPVRMASEARRFTWLVDVLYDRRVKLILSAEVAPELLYTEGPLVHEFPRTVSRLNEMRSMEYLALEHRTVDTQLT, encoded by the coding sequence ATGAGTGCGGTGCGCGAAGCCTACGAAGCCGAACTGGCCGCGCGCGGCTATCAGAGCGACCCGGCGCAGTTGCGCGCCGTGGCCGCGCTGCAGCGCTGCGCCGACGACTGGACGGTCTACAAGAGCCAGCGCTCCAACGCCTTCAAGAAGCTGATCCGCAAGCCGCCCGTCCCCAAGGGCGTGTACATGTACGGCGGGGTGGGGCGCGGCAAGAGCTTCCTGATGGACTGCTTCTTCAACGCCGTGCCGATCCGCCGCAAGACGAGGCTGCACTTTCACGAATTCATGCGCGAGGTGCACCGCGAGTTGGCCGGGCTGCAGGGCACCGTCAACCCGCTGGACGAACTGGGCAAGCGCATGGCGGCCAAGTTCAAGCTGATCTGCTTCGACGAATTCCACGTCGCCGACATCACCGACGCCATGATCTTGCACCGCCTGCTGCAGGCGCTGTTCGACCATGGCGTGGGCTTTGTCACCACCAGCAACTTCAAGCCCGACGACCTGTACCCCGGCGGCCTGCACCGCGACCGCATCCTGCCGGCCATCGACCTGCTGAACGCGCGCATGGAAGTGGTCAACGTCGACAACGGCACCGACTACCGGCGCCGCGCGCTCGAGCAGGTCGAGCTCTACCACACGCCCTTGGGCCCGCAGGCCGACGCGGCGATGAACGAGGCCTTCAACAGCCTGGCCGCCAACGCGCGCGACGACGACGTCGTGCTGCACATCGAGGCGCGCGAAATCACGGCGCGCCGGCGCGCCGGTGGCGTGGTGTGGTTCGACTTCCGCAAGCTCTGCGGCGGCCCGCGTTCGCAGAACGACTACCTCGAGATCGCCAGCCAGTTCCACACCGTGCTGCTGTCCGACGTGCCGCACATGCCGGTGCGCATGGCCAGCGAGGCGCGCCGCTTCACCTGGCTGGTCGACGTGCTGTACGACCGGCGCGTCAAGCTCATCCTGTCGGCCGAAGTCGCGCCCGAACTGCTGTACACCGAAGGGCCGCTGGTGCACGAGTTTCCGCGCACCGTCAGCCGGCTGAACGAGATGCGTTCGATGGAATACCTGGCGCTGGAGCACCGCACGGTGGATACTCAGCTGACATGA